One part of the Negativicoccus succinicivorans genome encodes these proteins:
- the pth gene encoding aminoacyl-tRNA hydrolase, whose translation MQLIVGLGNPGSKYAGTRHNAGFMAVAAIAEKYGVTRWKEEHQAHTATINVDGEKVMLVMPQTFMNLSGDAVGPLMRYYKLSPADVVVIYDDMDLPVGQLRLRVKGSAGGHNGMKSVIAHLGTDQFPHVRIGIGRPQPGWTVIDHVLARPQEDDAAALAEGVQQAAEAAVGICTLGMDLAMNRFNPLKRAR comes from the coding sequence TTGCAGTTGATTGTAGGCTTGGGAAATCCCGGCAGCAAGTACGCCGGTACGCGTCATAACGCCGGTTTCATGGCGGTCGCGGCGATTGCTGAAAAATACGGCGTGACGCGTTGGAAAGAGGAGCATCAGGCGCATACCGCGACGATTAACGTCGACGGTGAAAAGGTGATGCTGGTCATGCCGCAAACGTTTATGAATTTGAGCGGCGACGCGGTCGGCCCGCTCATGCGCTATTACAAGCTTTCACCGGCAGATGTAGTTGTGATTTATGATGATATGGATTTGCCCGTCGGTCAGTTGCGACTGCGGGTCAAAGGGTCCGCCGGCGGACACAATGGCATGAAATCGGTGATTGCGCATTTGGGCACCGATCAATTTCCGCATGTTCGCATCGGTATCGGTCGGCCGCAACCCGGCTGGACCGTCATTGATCATGTGCTGGCGCGTCCGCAGGAAGATGACGCGGCGGCGCTGGCGGAAGGGGTTCAACAGGCGGCTGAGGCGGCAGTCGGCATCTGCACGCTCGGCATGGATCTGGCGATGAATCGTTTCAACCCGCTCAAACGCGCGCGCTGA
- the purR gene encoding pur operon repressor — protein MPKLRRVERMAALTKMLADRPHELIPLSFFCDYFGIAKSTLSEDLLSVRRAFDAYRLGSLETVFGAAGGVRYIPYRKGRAANQVLETMAAKLESGDRIIAGGFLYMSDILYDWQWMSAVGEIFMTRFAATHPDCIMTVETKGILPAMMVARAFNKPLVIARRDSRVTEGSAISINYVSGSTKRIQTMSLTKRALAPNQRVLIIDDFMKAGGTAKGMKELVYESGSQTVGVGVLVATAEPREKMTGDYMPLLVLEGVDEVERHVRIRPQLEPEEEMNE, from the coding sequence ATGCCAAAACTTCGACGTGTCGAACGTATGGCGGCGCTGACTAAAATGTTGGCGGACCGTCCGCATGAGCTGATCCCTTTGTCTTTTTTTTGCGATTATTTCGGCATTGCCAAATCGACATTGAGCGAAGATCTGCTGTCGGTACGCCGCGCTTTTGACGCGTATCGGCTGGGATCGCTGGAGACCGTTTTCGGCGCGGCCGGCGGGGTGCGTTACATCCCGTATCGGAAGGGGCGCGCCGCCAATCAGGTATTGGAAACCATGGCGGCGAAACTCGAAAGCGGCGATCGGATTATCGCGGGCGGATTTTTGTACATGTCGGATATTTTGTACGACTGGCAATGGATGTCGGCAGTGGGGGAAATTTTCATGACCCGCTTTGCCGCCACGCATCCGGACTGCATTATGACAGTGGAGACAAAAGGGATCCTGCCGGCCATGATGGTGGCGCGGGCATTTAACAAACCGCTGGTCATCGCGCGGCGCGACAGCCGCGTGACGGAAGGATCGGCAATCAGCATTAACTACGTTTCGGGTTCCACCAAACGAATTCAGACGATGTCGCTTACCAAGCGGGCGCTCGCGCCGAATCAACGGGTGTTGATCATCGATGATTTCATGAAGGCCGGCGGCACCGCGAAAGGTATGAAAGAGCTTGTCTACGAATCGGGTTCACAGACGGTCGGGGTCGGCGTATTGGTCGCCACCGCGGAGCCGCGGGAGAAAATGACCGGCGACTATATGCCTTTACTGGTGCTGGAAGGCGTCGATGAAGTGGAACGGCATGTCAGAATTCGCCCTCAGTTGGAACCGGAGGAGGAAATGAATGAGTAA
- a CDS encoding NUDIX hydrolase: MQRKQPRQRTMGMSVKAIIWHRGRILILQKKDRPGRHPWEFPGGGLEFGEDFAAALRREVKEETGLTVHILGPVGLWNFRRHPVRPLTGVMFICRSDTEKVTLSFEHLAYRWVLPEELAEYPLHASLRKALAQIRPAQLAQAAKLAQELVGENK; this comes from the coding sequence ATGCAGCGAAAACAGCCTCGCCAACGGACGATGGGCATGTCCGTTAAGGCGATCATTTGGCACCGCGGACGAATTTTAATTTTACAAAAAAAGGATCGTCCCGGCCGTCATCCATGGGAATTTCCCGGCGGCGGATTGGAGTTCGGCGAAGATTTCGCGGCGGCGTTACGGCGGGAAGTCAAAGAGGAAACCGGTCTTACCGTGCATATTTTAGGACCGGTCGGCCTGTGGAATTTTCGTCGGCATCCTGTGCGGCCGTTGACCGGAGTCATGTTTATTTGCCGTTCCGATACGGAGAAGGTGACTCTTTCCTTTGAACATTTGGCGTACCGTTGGGTGCTTCCGGAAGAGCTCGCCGAGTATCCTTTGCACGCGTCGTTGCGCAAGGCGCTCGCGCAAATTCGACCGGCGCAATTGGCGCAGGCGGCGAAACTGGCGCAGGAACTGGTGGGAGAAAACAAATGA
- a CDS encoding ribose-phosphate diphosphokinase produces the protein MSVETGKQLKLFTGTAHPELAQEVADYIGIPVGKAFCGRFNNGEIQVMIDESVRGTDVFLIQPTGTPANDNLMELFIMADALRRASARHITAVVPYYGYARQDRKTRGREPITAKLVADLMQRSGITRLVTIDLHAGQIQGFFDIPVDHLKAASILAKHIRKQDIPDLMIVSPDLGGVTRARDLADRVGAPIAIIEKRRPRPGVAEVMNLIGSVEGKNCIIVDDIVDTAGSLVEGAKALQRFGAKSVRAACTHPVLTDPATERLAASNIKELMITNTIPVAAEKQLPNITQLSVAPLLGEAIMRIFHNVSVSKLFDK, from the coding sequence ATGTCAGTCGAAACAGGAAAACAACTGAAGTTATTCACCGGAACGGCACATCCGGAATTGGCCCAGGAGGTCGCGGACTATATCGGCATTCCGGTCGGCAAAGCATTCTGCGGTCGGTTCAATAACGGTGAAATCCAGGTCATGATTGATGAAAGCGTGCGGGGGACGGATGTCTTCCTGATTCAACCGACGGGTACGCCCGCCAATGATAACCTGATGGAACTGTTCATCATGGCGGACGCGTTACGACGCGCCTCGGCTCGTCACATCACCGCGGTCGTTCCCTACTACGGTTATGCGCGCCAGGATCGCAAAACGCGCGGCCGTGAACCGATCACCGCGAAACTCGTGGCGGATCTCATGCAGCGTTCCGGCATTACCCGTCTTGTCACGATTGATCTGCACGCGGGTCAAATTCAGGGATTCTTCGATATTCCTGTGGACCACTTGAAGGCCGCTTCGATTTTAGCGAAACACATCCGTAAACAGGACATTCCTGATTTGATGATTGTTTCGCCCGACTTAGGCGGCGTCACTCGCGCCCGCGACTTGGCGGACCGCGTCGGCGCGCCGATTGCGATCATTGAAAAACGGCGTCCGCGTCCGGGCGTGGCCGAAGTCATGAACCTGATCGGTTCCGTCGAAGGCAAAAACTGTATTATCGTCGATGATATCGTCGATACCGCGGGATCCTTGGTGGAAGGCGCGAAAGCATTGCAGCGTTTCGGCGCGAAATCCGTACGCGCGGCCTGTACGCATCCGGTACTGACCGATCCGGCGACGGAGCGTCTGGCGGCGTCGAATATTAAAGAACTTATGATTACGAATACGATTCCGGTTGCGGCGGAAAAACAACTGCCGAATATCACGCAACTTTCGGTCGCGCCGCTCTTGGGCGAAGCGATCATGCGGATTTTCCACAATGTTTCCGTCAGCAAACTGTTTGATAAATAG
- a CDS encoding arsenate reductase family protein, which yields MIQIIGTKKNRATQHALRFFKERRIAFQWRDLTEKGLSRSELENIRSRLKTLPLDREGKAFRAAVRPGESFDPLALALREPLVLELPIVRTKTQAASGMAPERWQEMAREEAK from the coding sequence ATGATTCAAATTATCGGTACGAAAAAGAATCGCGCCACGCAACACGCGCTACGCTTTTTTAAGGAACGGCGCATCGCGTTTCAATGGCGGGATCTGACGGAAAAAGGACTCAGCCGCAGCGAGCTGGAAAATATTCGCAGTCGCCTGAAAACCTTGCCGCTGGATCGGGAAGGGAAAGCCTTTCGCGCCGCGGTGCGTCCGGGCGAGAGTTTTGATCCGCTGGCACTCGCGTTGCGAGAACCGCTGGTTTTGGAGCTTCCCATTGTCCGCACGAAAACGCAGGCCGCGAGCGGCATGGCTCCCGAGCGTTGGCAGGAAATGGCGCGGGAGGAAGCGAAATGA
- the glmU gene encoding bifunctional UDP-N-acetylglucosamine diphosphorylase/glucosamine-1-phosphate N-acetyltransferase GlmU yields MSKLVATVLAAGKGTRMKSRQPKVLHEVGGVPMVSHVLRSAKAAGADDAVVIVGFGGDRVAERLGSAYHYVEQAEQLGTGHALMLAQAALQDAETVLVICGDTPLLRAETLRELIATHARQQAAATILTTTFADPTGYGRIIRDAAQNVLKIVEEKDASPEEKKVAEVNTGTYCFDARKLWPQLQRITNDNAQGEYYLTDVIDFLVSAGEIVTAATCADSDETLGVNSRAQLAQAEAILRQRKNAELMAQGVTLIDPARTYVDADVRVGQDTILEPGTILRRGTVVGSGCHIGPDTELDRTTVGDDSHLHRTYAHEASVGSGCEIGPYVHLRPHTRIADHVKVGNFVEVKNSTVGEGTKLPHLSYLGDSDIGGGVNIGCGTITVNYDGHKKYRTTIKDGAFVGCNSNLVAPVVIGRDAYIGAGSTITKDVPEKALAVARARQFVKEDWVKKAEETK; encoded by the coding sequence ATGAGTAAACTTGTGGCGACGGTTTTGGCCGCAGGCAAAGGCACGCGCATGAAATCGCGGCAACCGAAAGTGTTGCACGAAGTCGGCGGCGTACCGATGGTGTCCCATGTATTGCGGAGCGCGAAGGCGGCGGGAGCAGACGACGCGGTAGTAATTGTCGGTTTCGGCGGCGACCGGGTTGCCGAGCGTCTCGGTTCGGCGTATCATTACGTTGAGCAAGCCGAACAGTTGGGAACGGGCCATGCTCTCATGCTCGCGCAAGCGGCGTTACAAGACGCGGAAACGGTGCTCGTCATCTGCGGTGATACACCGCTTTTGCGCGCCGAAACGTTGCGGGAGCTGATCGCGACGCATGCCAGACAGCAGGCGGCGGCGACGATTTTGACGACGACGTTCGCCGATCCGACGGGGTACGGCCGGATTATTCGCGATGCGGCGCAGAACGTGCTCAAAATTGTCGAAGAAAAGGACGCGTCGCCGGAAGAGAAAAAAGTCGCGGAAGTCAATACCGGCACGTACTGCTTTGACGCCCGCAAGCTGTGGCCGCAGTTGCAGCGGATTACCAATGACAACGCGCAAGGCGAATACTATTTGACCGATGTCATTGATTTTCTGGTCAGCGCCGGCGAAATAGTGACGGCGGCGACCTGCGCGGACAGCGATGAAACGCTCGGCGTGAATTCACGCGCGCAATTGGCGCAGGCGGAAGCGATTTTGCGGCAGCGCAAAAACGCGGAACTGATGGCGCAGGGCGTGACGCTGATCGATCCGGCGCGCACCTATGTGGATGCAGACGTTCGTGTCGGCCAAGATACGATTCTCGAGCCGGGAACGATTTTGCGCCGCGGCACGGTTGTCGGCAGCGGTTGCCATATCGGTCCGGATACGGAACTCGATCGCACGACGGTCGGCGACGACTCGCACTTGCATCGCACGTACGCGCATGAAGCGAGCGTCGGCAGCGGTTGCGAGATCGGCCCGTATGTTCATTTGCGGCCGCATACGCGGATCGCGGATCATGTCAAAGTCGGCAACTTCGTCGAAGTGAAAAACAGCACCGTCGGCGAAGGCACCAAATTGCCGCATCTGAGTTATCTCGGCGACAGCGATATCGGCGGCGGGGTCAACATCGGCTGCGGTACCATTACCGTGAATTACGACGGTCACAAGAAGTATCGCACGACGATTAAAGACGGAGCGTTCGTCGGCTGCAACAGCAATCTGGTAGCGCCGGTTGTCATCGGCCGCGACGCGTATATCGGCGCGGGTTCGACGATTACCAAGGACGTTCCGGAAAAGGCGCTCGCCGTAGCGCGCGCTCGGCAATTTGTCAAAGAAGATTGGGTAAAGAAAGCGGAAGAAACAAAATAA